One genomic window of Fusarium fujikuroi IMI 58289 draft genome, chromosome FFUJ_chr01 includes the following:
- a CDS encoding related to 2,4-dienoyl-CoA reductase precursor, which translates to MAALTQIQSSDGKPASVGFHYPKQDQIPPDTIGVDQILVSFIFSPINPQDLLVLAGRYPVKPLHTLDNQPVLGYDGVACVQAVGPLTNPEQIHIRPGDFVVPRRHGLGTWRSQALLSVTDVIPLSPTKDLLGASLLRMVFLPAYLLVEDMRALKPGDWIIQNAGSGTIARLVAQFARLKGVRTCSVVRDREGSTLDALKADLQSQGVDIVITEDDLAKHGTQASAELADAAAKGRIVLAIDAVFGESGERLANALSHGGTYVNYGSLGGASGIIGLSQRLLFWSEVKFRNFRLSEQLKARTAAEQESLLLWFQDLLSQGLLRTPPVETIQVPRDVEGRDQFERLVKGAVTAGSESEVGRVKQVLQFGRI; encoded by the coding sequence ATGGCTGCCCTTACTCAAATTCAATCTTCTGATGGGAAACCCGCCTCTGTGGGATTTCATTACCCCAAACAAGATCAAATTCCACCAGATACTATCGGCGTCGATCAGATTCTAgtatccttcatcttctccccaATCAACCCCCAAGACCTCCTCGTACTTGCAGGTCGCTACCCAGTCAAACCGCTGCATACCCTAGACAACCAGCCTGTTCTGGGCTATGACGGCGTGGCTTGCGTCCAAGCAGTGGGTCCTCTGACCAACCCAGAGCAGATCCACATTCGGCCCGGAGACTTTGTTGTTCCGCGTCGACATGGATTAGGAACCTGGAGAAGCCAAGCTCTTCTTAGCGTGACGGATGTTATTCCCCTGTCGCCCACGAAGGATCTGCTTGGCGCATCTCTATTGCGCATGGTGTTTCTGCCGGCTTACCTCCTTGTAGAGGATATGCGTGCCTTGAAGCCTGGTGATTGGATCATTCAGAATGCAGGTTCTGGAACAATCGCGAGGCTTGTAGCGCAGTTTGCGCGTCTCAAGGGTGTTCGTACCTGCAGCGTCGTGCGCGATCGGGAGGGTAGCACTCTcgatgctctcaaggctgatcTGCAGAGCCAGGGCGTTGATATCGTGATTACCGAAGACGATCTCGCTAAGCACGGCACGCAGGCTTCGGCAGAACTCGCggatgctgctgccaagggTCGTATCGTGCTCGCCATTGACGCTGTCTTTGGTGAATCCGGCGAGAGACTTGCAAATGCCCTATCTCATGGTGGGACATATGTCAATTACGGGTCTCTCGGCGGCGCAAGTGGAATCATTGGTCTCTCCCAACGTTTGCTGTTCTGGTCAGAGGTCAAGTTTCGGAACTTCCGTCTGTCTGAACAGCTAAAGGCTCGGACTGCAGCAGAGCAGGAATCTCTCCTGCTGTGGTTCCAGGACCTGCTTTCTCAGGGACTTTTGCGTACGCCACCTGTGGAGACGATTCAGGTTCCTCGGGATGTTGAAGGCAGGGATCAGTTTGAGAGGCTTGTGAAGGGGGCTGTTACTGCAGGTTCTGAGAGCGAGGTGGGACGGGTCAAGCAAGTTTTGCAGTTTGGTAGGATCTAG
- a CDS encoding aurofusarin/rubrofusarin efflux pump AFLT: protein MSFTQEKQSGHSSDGSRLSPSPHPDSSGNEALREPQVEKPAPDPSPRNVHGVKWFLVVCALLSALFLYALDNTVVANVQAKVVETYQRVDLVPWLGVSFALASAATTLPWSKAYGTFSAKKLFIGSTTVFMGASALCGGAPDINSFIVGRAIAGAGGCGMYMGLLTLLSVTTTNAERPKYLSLTGFIWGIGTVLGPVVGGSLGDSSATWRWAFYLNLLVGVVIGPIYVLLLPDFKPQAGVPLTSRLAQIDYLGTALSIGSVLCLIMAMNFGGVLWSWDAGRSIGLFVTAGVLLILFVLQQIFQIGTTFENRLFPMHFWKSRTMICLFFTMMLATFGSFIGIFYLPLYYQFTRGITAVETSVHLLPFILFLVAFNLLNGQFMGRTGYYYPWYIVGSLMELIGGVLMYTVDEHTSNAKIYGYTIILGTGVGCFCQAGFAVAQMKVKPTEIPYSVGFMTVGQMLGIVFGTGMSGALFVNYGQQALQRVFPNVSKTEIADALAGVGSGLIDSAKPDVKAEAIHGITRAIQLAYVPIIAAGSICLICSLAMRREKVFH, encoded by the exons ATGTCTTTTACTCAGGAGAAACAGTCCGGTCACAGTTCGGACGGGTCTCGATTGTCACCATCTCCGCATCCTGACTCCTCAGGCAACGAAGCCCTTAGGGAACCCCAGGTTGAAAAACCAGCACCAGACCCGTCTCCTCGTAATGTTCATGGAGTCAAG TGGTTCCTCGTTGTCTGCGCTCTTCTCTCCGCCCTGTTCCTCTACGCGCTCGACAACACCGTAGTCGCCAACGTCCAGGCCAAAGTCGTAGAGACCTATCAACGCGTTGACCTTGTTCCCTGGCTCGGCGTCTCTTTCGCCCTCGCATCAGCCGCAACGACACTTCCATGGTCTAAAGCCTATGGCACATTCTCCGCGAAAAAGCTCTTCATTGGCTCAACCACCGTCTTCATGGGTGCGTCTGCACTCTGTGGTGGCGCTCCCGACATCAACTCCTTCATCGTCGGTCGTGCCATCGCTGGAGCGGGAGGTTGCGGCATGTACATGGGCCTTTTGACACTCTTGTCAGTCACCACTACGAACGCCGAGAGACCAAAGTATCTCAGTCTTACGGGTTTCATCTGGGGTATTGGTACTGTTCTTGGCCCTGTGGTTGGAGGATCACTTGGCGATAGTAGTGCGACTTGGCGATGGGCCTTCTACCTGAATCTTTTAGTCGGGGTTGTCATTGGTCCAATTTACGTTCTTCTCCTCCCCGACTTCAAGCCTCAGGCAGGTGTCCCTTTGACTAGTCGTCTAGCTCAGATTGACTACCTCGGCACGGCTCTATCCATTGGTTCCGTCTTATGCCTCATCATGGCGATGAACTTCGGTGGAGTCCTTTGGAGCTGGGATGCAGGCAGGAGCATTGGTCTGTTTGTGACAGCTGGCGTCTTGCTCATCCTGTTTGTGCTCCAGCAGATCTTCCAGATTGGTACCACATTTGAGAACCGACTGTTTCCCATGCACTTCTGGAAGAGCCGTACCATgatctgcctcttctttACAATGA TGCTGGCGACATTTGGTAGCTTTATCGGCATTTTCTACCTGCCACTGTATTACCAGTTCACTCGTGGAATCACGGCCGTAGAGACATCGGTTCACCTATTGCCCTTCATCCTGTTCCTTGTCGCCTTCAACTTGTTGAACGGTCAATTCATGGGCCGAACAGGATACTACTATCCTTGGTACATCGTAGGGTCCCTGATGGAGCTAATCGGCGGAGTTCTAATGT ATACCGTCGATGAGCACACATCCAATGCTAAGATCTACGGCTACACCATTATTCTGGGTACTGGCGTTGGTTGCTTTTGTCAAGCTGGTTTTGCAGTCGCTCAGATGAAAGTTAAGCCTACCGAGATCCCTTACAGTGTTGGCTTCATGACAGTCGGACAGATGCTCGGTATCGTATTTGGCACGGGCATGTCTGGCGCACTATTCGTCAATTATGGCCAGCAAGCTCTCCAACGCGTCTTCCCCAATGTCTCCAAGACCGAGATCGCCGACGCTCTCGCCGGTGTCGGTAGCGGCCTCATCGATTCCGCAAAGCCTGACGTGAAGGCAGAGGCTATCCATGGCATCACGAGAGCGATTCAACTCGCATATGTACCTATCATCGCGGCCGGATCTATTTGTCTGATCTGTAGCCTTGCGATGAGAAGGGAGAAGGTGTTCCACTAA